From a region of the Triticum aestivum cultivar Chinese Spring chromosome 7D, IWGSC CS RefSeq v2.1, whole genome shotgun sequence genome:
- the LOC123164393 gene encoding uncharacterized protein OsI_027940 — MSRHPEVRWAQRIDKVYITVQLPDAKDAKVNLEPDGVFSFFATAGTDGNSYESKLDLNDKVNVEASKVSVGVRSIFCILEKADAKWWNKLVRDDQKAPHFVKVDWDKWVDEDDDGADVNVDGMDFSNMGGMGGMPGMEGLGGMGGMGGMPGMEGLGGMGGMGGLAGMMGGMGGMGGMGMPPGMEGLGGMGMDDFEDESDDEGEVSKPQDAGKSDAAEISEEVEGKAGTAAQSN, encoded by the exons ATGAG TCGGCACCCTGAAGTAAGGTGGGCTCAAAGGATTGACAAGGTGTATATCACAGTACAATTGCCTGACGCAAAGGATGCCAAGGTCAACCTGGAACCTGATGGTGTATTCTCTTTCTTTGCCACTGCTGGAACTGATGGGAACTCCTATGAATCGAAACTGGATTTGAATGACAAAGTGAATGTCGAG GCAAGCAAAGTAAGTGTTGGTGTCAGGTCCATATTCTGTATTTTGGAAAAAGCCGACGCCAAATGGTGGAATAAGCTTGTTCGAGATGATCAGAAGGCACCACACTTCGTGAAAGTTGATTGGGACAAATgggtcgatgaagatgatgatg GTGCTGATGTTAATgttgatgggatggacttttcg AATATGGGTGGCATGGGCGGTATGCCTGGCATGGAAGGTTTGGGCGGCATGGGCGGCATGGGTGGTATGCCCGGCATGGAAGGTTTGGGTGGCATGGGTGGTATGGGTGGTTTGGCTGGTATGATGGGTGGAATGGGCGGTATGGGTGGTATGGGCATGCCGCCTGGTATGGAAGGTTTGGGTGGTATGGGGATGGATGATTTTGAGGATGAGAGTGACGACGAAG GAGAAGTGTCGAAACCTCAAGACGCAGGGAAGTCTGATGCTGCGGAAATCTCTGAGGAGGTGGAAGGCAAAGCTGGCACAGCAGCTCAGAGCAACTGA